From a region of the Candidatus Latescibacterota bacterium genome:
- a CDS encoding nucleotidyltransferase family protein, whose protein sequence is MTTFDILKEKRENVLEVAHRHGVTSMRVFGSVARGEDSAESDIDLLVTTGPHVSPWFPAGLILELEQLLGRHIDIVTEPGLNPLLRDQVLTEAVAL, encoded by the coding sequence ATGACAACTTTCGACATTCTTAAAGAAAAGCGTGAAAATGTGCTTGAGGTAGCTCACCGGCATGGTGTTACGTCCATGAGGGTTTTTGGCTCTGTGGCTCGCGGTGAAGATTCTGCTGAGAGCGATATTGATCTCCTCGTCACCACCGGACCCCATGTTAGTCCATGGTTTCCCGCCGGCTTAATTCTTGAACTTGAGCAGCTCCTTGGTCGGCATATCGATATTGTTACGGAGCCAGGCCTAAACCCATTGCTACGGGATCAGGTGTTGACCGAGGCGGTTGCGCTTTGA